One genomic window of Mus caroli chromosome 12, CAROLI_EIJ_v1.1, whole genome shotgun sequence includes the following:
- the Id2 gene encoding DNA-binding protein inhibitor ID-2, with amino-acid sequence MKAFSPVRSVRKNSLSDHSLGISRSKTPVDDPMSLLYNMNDCYSKLKELVPSIPQNKKVTKMEILQHVIDYILDLQIALDSHPTIVSLHHQRPGQNQASRTPLTTLNTDISILSLQASEFPSELMSNDSKVLCG; translated from the exons ATGAAAGCCTTCAGTCCGGTGAGGTCCGTTAGGAAAAACAGCCTGTCGGACCACAGCTTAGGTATCTCCCGGAGCAAAACCCCGGTGGACGACCCGATGAGTCTGCTCTACAACATGAACGACTGCTACTCCAAGCTCAAGGAACTGGTGCCCAGCATCCCCCAGAACAAGAAGGTGACCAAGATGGAAATCCTGCAGCACGTCATCGATTACATCTTGGACCTGCAGATCGCCCTGGACTCGCATCCCACTATCGTCAGCCTGCATCACCAGAGACCTGGACAGAACCAGGCGTCCAGGACGCCGCTGACCACCCTGAACACGGACATCAGCATCCTGTCCTTGCAG GCATCTGAATTCCCTTCTGAGCTTATGTCGAATGATAGCAAAGTACTCTGTGGCTAA